In one Modestobacter sp. L9-4 genomic region, the following are encoded:
- a CDS encoding NADH-quinone oxidoreductase subunit G, which yields MTTTVPTPAPATPPAVPGPHTPADAVHCTIDGFPVAVPKGTLIIRAAEQIGVQIPRFCDHPLLEPVGACRQCLVEVAGQRKPVASCTTPVTPDMEVHTQLSSPVADKAQQGTMELLLANHPLDCPVCDKGGECPLQNQAMSNGRTESRFVEVKRTYPKPLPISPLVLLDRERCVLCARCTRFSQQVAGDPFIELFERGALEQVAIADDEPFSSYFSGNATQICPVGALTSSTYRFRSRPFDLRSEPSVCEHCASGCAQRTDYRRGEVTRRLAGEDPAVNQEWTCDKGRYAFRYAASAERLTTPLVRRDGELRPASWSDAWAAAAAGLRAARAAGGVGVLPGGRLTVEDAYAYAKFARVALGTDDVDARARAHSAEELSFLTAHVAGTAPGAGAVTYDDLGAAPAVLLVAFEPEEESPIVFLRLRRAVRENGQQVLDVAPFSTRAAAKLQATVLTTVPGDEPRTLAGLATSAALRLPGAVVLVGERLAEVPGGFTAVAALARATGARVGWVPRRAGERGAVEVGALPGLLPGGRALTTPLDRAEMERVWDVQLPATPGRDLTGILTAARDGALGGLLVGGVDPADLPDPALAEQALAAAGFVVSLELFPSAVTAHADVVLPVAAAPEKAGSYLDWEGRVRPFDATLHGTGQLTDARVLHGIAEHLGTDLGLPTTTAARTELMALGGAAQAQPAGPDVAPAPVPRLGADQAVLASWRQLLDGGTLLRDEPALAGTARLPVARLGAATAARLGLAEGDPLTVRGPAGVVTLPLQLADLPDDVVWVPMGSGLRPGTVVTLGGAA from the coding sequence ATGACCACCACCGTCCCCACCCCGGCCCCGGCCACGCCGCCGGCCGTCCCCGGCCCGCACACCCCGGCCGACGCCGTCCACTGCACCATCGACGGCTTCCCGGTCGCGGTCCCGAAGGGCACGCTGATCATCCGGGCCGCCGAGCAGATCGGCGTGCAGATCCCGCGGTTCTGCGACCACCCGCTGCTGGAGCCGGTCGGCGCCTGCCGGCAGTGCCTGGTGGAGGTCGCCGGGCAGCGCAAGCCGGTCGCCTCCTGCACCACCCCGGTGACGCCGGACATGGAGGTGCACACCCAGCTGTCCAGTCCGGTCGCGGACAAGGCGCAGCAGGGCACGATGGAGCTGCTGCTGGCCAACCACCCGCTCGACTGCCCGGTCTGCGACAAGGGCGGGGAGTGCCCGCTGCAGAACCAGGCGATGAGCAACGGCCGCACCGAGAGCCGGTTCGTCGAGGTCAAGCGCACCTACCCCAAGCCGCTGCCGATCAGCCCGCTGGTGCTGCTGGACCGCGAGCGCTGCGTGCTCTGCGCCCGGTGCACCCGGTTCAGCCAGCAGGTCGCCGGTGACCCGTTCATCGAGCTGTTCGAGCGCGGCGCGCTGGAGCAGGTCGCGATCGCCGACGACGAGCCGTTCTCCTCCTACTTCTCCGGCAACGCCACCCAGATCTGCCCGGTCGGCGCGCTGACCAGCTCGACCTACCGGTTCCGCTCCCGGCCCTTCGACCTGCGCAGCGAGCCCAGCGTCTGCGAGCACTGCGCCAGCGGCTGCGCCCAGCGCACCGACTACCGGCGCGGCGAGGTCACCCGCCGCCTCGCCGGTGAGGACCCCGCGGTCAACCAGGAGTGGACCTGCGACAAGGGCCGCTACGCCTTCCGCTACGCCGCCAGTGCCGAGCGGCTCACCACCCCGCTGGTCCGGCGCGACGGCGAGCTGCGGCCGGCCTCGTGGTCCGACGCGTGGGCGGCAGCCGCCGCAGGCCTGCGGGCAGCGCGCGCGGCCGGTGGGGTCGGCGTGCTCCCCGGTGGCCGGCTGACCGTCGAGGACGCCTACGCCTACGCCAAGTTCGCCCGCGTCGCGCTCGGCACCGACGACGTCGACGCCCGGGCCCGCGCGCACTCCGCCGAGGAGCTGTCCTTCCTCACCGCGCACGTGGCCGGCACCGCCCCCGGCGCCGGTGCGGTCACCTACGACGACCTCGGCGCCGCCCCGGCGGTGCTGCTGGTCGCGTTCGAGCCGGAGGAGGAGTCGCCGATCGTCTTCCTGCGGCTGCGCCGCGCGGTGCGCGAGAACGGCCAGCAGGTCCTCGACGTCGCCCCGTTCAGCACCCGGGCCGCGGCCAAGCTGCAGGCCACCGTGCTCACCACCGTGCCCGGCGACGAGCCCCGCACGCTCGCCGGCCTGGCCACCAGCGCGGCGTTGCGCCTGCCGGGTGCCGTCGTCCTGGTGGGGGAGCGGCTGGCCGAGGTGCCCGGCGGGTTCACCGCGGTCGCCGCCCTCGCCCGGGCCACCGGTGCCCGGGTCGGCTGGGTGCCGCGGCGGGCCGGTGAGCGCGGCGCGGTCGAGGTCGGCGCGCTGCCCGGGCTGCTGCCCGGTGGCCGGGCGCTGACCACCCCGCTCGACCGCGCCGAGATGGAGCGGGTCTGGGACGTGCAGCTCCCGGCAACGCCCGGCCGGGACCTGACCGGGATCCTCACCGCCGCCCGGGACGGCGCCCTGGGCGGGCTGCTCGTCGGCGGCGTCGACCCCGCCGACCTGCCCGACCCCGCGCTGGCCGAGCAGGCGCTGGCCGCCGCGGGGTTCGTGGTCAGCCTGGAGCTCTTCCCGAGCGCGGTGACCGCGCACGCCGACGTCGTCCTCCCCGTCGCTGCGGCGCCGGAGAAGGCCGGGTCCTACCTGGACTGGGAGGGCCGGGTGCGCCCCTTCGACGCCACCCTGCACGGCACCGGCCAGCTGACCGACGCCCGCGTGCTGCACGGCATCGCCGAGCACCTCGGCACCGACCTCGGCCTGCCCACCACCACGGCCGCCCGCACCGAGCTGATGGCCCTGGGCGGCGCCGCGCAGGCCCAGCCGGCCGGACCGGACGTCGCCCCGGCGCCCGTGCCCCGGCTGGGTGCGGACCAGGCCGTGCTCGCCTCCTGGCGGCAGCTGCTGGACGGCGGCACGCTGCTGCGCGACGAGCCGGCGCTGGCCGGCACCGCCCGGCTGCCCGTCGCGCGGCTGGGGGCGGCCACCGCCGCGCGGCTCGGGCTCGCCGAGGGCGACCCGCTCACCGTGCGCGGTCCCGCCGGCGTGGTCACCCTGCCCCTGCAGCTGGCGGACCTGCCCGACGACGTCGTCTGGGTGCCGATGGGGTCGGGTCTCCGGCCCGGCACCGTCGTCACCCTGGGCGGTGCGGCATGA
- the nuoF gene encoding NADH-quinone oxidoreductase subunit NuoF encodes MPLTPVLTRRFDADRSWTLETYERLDGYTALRQALAMTPDELVALVKDSGLRGRGGAGFPTGMKWSFIPQPKPGETPTGPAAAPKYLVVNADEGEPGTCKDVPLMMADPHSLIEGVAIAAYAIRSHFAVIYVRGEAVHAHRRLVAAVAEAYAAGYLGSDVLGSGFDLELVVHAGAGAYICGEETALLESLEGYRGQPRLKPPFPAVAGLYGSPTVINNVETLATVPYVVRGGAEWFKEFGPEKSPGPKIYSLSGRVVHPGQYEAPMGTTMRELLAMAGGVRPGHELKFWTPGGSSTPYFTPEHLDVPLDFDSVGKAGSMLGTTALMVFDETDSIVEATLRFTEFYAHESCGKCTPCREGTSWLVQVLERLVHGQGRATDLDLLTDIADNILGRSFCALGDGATSCIASSMKYFRDDYVALLPFEEQERLGRSLRIEPVAAMA; translated from the coding sequence ATGCCCCTGACCCCGGTCCTCACCCGGCGCTTCGACGCCGACCGCTCCTGGACGCTGGAGACCTACGAGCGCCTCGACGGCTACACCGCGCTCCGGCAGGCGCTGGCGATGACGCCCGACGAGCTGGTCGCCCTGGTCAAGGACTCCGGCCTGCGCGGCCGCGGCGGTGCGGGCTTCCCGACCGGCATGAAGTGGAGCTTCATCCCGCAGCCGAAGCCGGGGGAGACCCCGACCGGCCCGGCCGCCGCGCCCAAGTACCTGGTGGTCAACGCCGACGAGGGCGAGCCGGGCACCTGCAAGGACGTGCCGCTGATGATGGCCGACCCGCACTCGCTCATCGAGGGCGTCGCCATCGCCGCGTACGCGATCCGCTCGCACTTCGCCGTCATCTACGTCCGTGGCGAGGCCGTGCACGCCCACCGCCGGCTGGTCGCCGCCGTCGCCGAGGCGTACGCCGCGGGCTACCTCGGCAGCGACGTCCTCGGCTCGGGCTTCGACCTGGAGCTCGTCGTGCACGCCGGCGCCGGCGCGTACATCTGCGGTGAGGAGACCGCGCTGCTGGAGTCGCTGGAGGGCTACCGCGGCCAGCCCCGGCTCAAGCCGCCGTTCCCCGCCGTCGCCGGGCTCTACGGCTCCCCGACGGTGATCAACAACGTGGAGACGCTGGCCACCGTGCCCTACGTCGTCCGCGGCGGGGCGGAGTGGTTCAAGGAGTTCGGCCCGGAGAAGAGCCCCGGCCCGAAGATCTACTCGCTGTCGGGCCGGGTGGTGCACCCCGGCCAGTACGAGGCCCCGATGGGGACGACGATGCGCGAGCTGCTGGCCATGGCCGGCGGGGTGCGGCCCGGCCACGAGCTGAAGTTCTGGACGCCGGGCGGCAGCTCCACCCCCTACTTCACGCCCGAGCACCTCGACGTCCCGCTGGACTTCGACTCCGTCGGCAAGGCCGGGTCGATGCTCGGCACCACCGCGCTGATGGTGTTCGACGAGACCGACTCGATCGTCGAGGCGACGCTGCGGTTCACCGAGTTCTACGCCCACGAGAGCTGCGGCAAGTGCACCCCGTGCCGGGAGGGCACGTCCTGGCTGGTCCAGGTGCTGGAGCGGCTGGTGCACGGGCAGGGGAGGGCCACCGACCTGGACCTGCTCACCGACATCGCCGACAACATCCTGGGCCGGTCGTTCTGCGCGCTCGGCGACGGCGCGACCAGCTGCATTGCCAGCTCGATGAAGTACTTCCGCGACGACTACGTGGCGCTGCTGCCCTTCGAGGAGCAGGAACGGCTCGGCCGGTCCCTGCGCATCGAGCCCGTGGCGGCGATGGCATGA
- the nuoE gene encoding NADH-quinone oxidoreductase subunit NuoE produces the protein MTALDGSREAEATTGLDGGPTAHVADLPPLTAQTEAEARQLMARYPQERSALLPMLHLVQSVQGHVSPEGTAFCARLLGLTKAEVSAVSTFYTMFKRHPTGEHLVSVCTNTLCAVLGGQRIYDALSADLGVGHDQTTADGTLTLEHAECLAACDHAPVVTVDYEFYDQQDVESARALVTALRTGEKPPPTRGAPLTDFRGVSRQLAGFSQHPDAAAAQAAVDGPSVGVPTVVGVRLAAERGESAPPYGSTETDDAPAPDVTPAGTAGETPAEQAADTAVASAGNPAERAGAEQHHPDAPEPAGRQPAERGAEGTDRPATQGQAGSGTSVEREV, from the coding sequence GTGACCGCACTCGACGGGTCCCGGGAGGCGGAGGCCACCACGGGGCTGGACGGGGGCCCGACCGCGCACGTCGCGGACCTGCCGCCGCTGACCGCGCAGACCGAGGCCGAGGCGCGCCAGCTCATGGCCCGCTACCCGCAGGAGCGGTCGGCGCTGCTGCCGATGCTGCACCTGGTCCAGTCGGTGCAGGGCCACGTCTCCCCGGAGGGCACCGCCTTCTGCGCCCGGCTGCTCGGGCTGACGAAGGCCGAGGTCAGCGCGGTCTCGACGTTCTACACGATGTTCAAGCGGCACCCGACCGGCGAGCACCTGGTCAGCGTCTGCACGAACACCCTCTGCGCCGTCCTGGGTGGGCAGCGGATCTACGACGCGCTGTCGGCCGACCTCGGCGTCGGCCACGACCAGACCACCGCCGACGGCACGCTCACCCTCGAGCACGCCGAGTGCCTGGCCGCCTGCGACCACGCCCCGGTCGTCACCGTCGACTACGAGTTCTACGACCAGCAGGACGTCGAGTCCGCGCGTGCGCTCGTCACCGCGCTGCGGACGGGTGAGAAGCCGCCGCCCACCCGCGGTGCGCCGCTCACCGACTTCCGCGGCGTCTCCCGCCAGCTCGCCGGCTTCTCCCAGCACCCGGACGCCGCCGCCGCGCAGGCCGCGGTGGACGGGCCCTCGGTCGGCGTCCCGACGGTGGTCGGCGTCCGGCTGGCCGCCGAGCGCGGCGAGTCCGCGCCCCCGTACGGCAGCACCGAGACCGACGACGCCCCGGCACCGGACGTGACCCCGGCCGGGACGGCGGGGGAGACGCCGGCCGAGCAGGCCGCCGACACCGCGGTCGCCTCCGCCGGCAACCCGGCCGAGCGGGCCGGCGCCGAGCAGCACCACCCCGACGCCCCCGAGCCCGCTGGCCGGCAGCCCGCCGAGCGCGGCGCCGAGGGCACCGACCGGCCCGCCACCCAGGGCCAGGCCGGCTCGGGCACCTCCGTCGAACGAGAGGTCTGA
- a CDS encoding NADH-quinone oxidoreductase subunit D: protein MTTTSDPYAGSRQTTEGRVYTVTGGDWDQTFGADPHEDERLVVNMGPQHPSTHGVLRLVLDLEGETVTKARVVIGYLHTGIEKTTEYRTWTQGTTLVTRMDYLAPLFNETAYCLAVEKLLGIEVPQRAQTIRVLVMELNRIASHLVGLATFGMEMGALTGMTNGFRERELVLDVLEEITGLRMNHAYVRPGGLAQDLPDGVEVRIRELLRVMPERIAAMHRLLTGQPIWQRRLKDVGFLDVTGCLALGVTGPVLRSAGLPWDLRKVEPYCGYETYDFEVPTADTADAWGRYLVRVAEMGESLKIVGQAVDRLQPGPVMVEDKKIAWPAQLSLGADGMGNSLDHVRHIMGQSMEALIHHFKLVTEGFRVPAGQVYQAIESPRGELGYHVVSDGGTRPFRVHVRDPSFVNLQATAAMSEGGMIADVIAAIASIDPVMGGVDR from the coding sequence GTGACGACGACCAGCGATCCGTACGCCGGCTCCCGGCAGACCACCGAGGGCCGCGTCTACACGGTCACCGGCGGCGACTGGGACCAGACCTTCGGCGCCGACCCGCACGAGGACGAGCGGCTCGTGGTCAACATGGGCCCGCAGCACCCCTCGACCCACGGCGTCCTGCGGCTGGTGCTCGACCTCGAGGGCGAGACGGTCACCAAGGCCCGCGTCGTCATCGGCTACCTGCACACCGGCATCGAGAAGACGACGGAGTACCGCACCTGGACGCAGGGGACGACGCTCGTCACGCGGATGGACTACCTCGCCCCGCTGTTCAACGAGACCGCCTACTGCCTGGCCGTGGAGAAGCTGCTGGGCATCGAGGTGCCGCAGCGCGCGCAGACCATCCGCGTCCTGGTGATGGAGCTCAACCGGATCGCCTCGCACCTGGTCGGGCTGGCCACCTTCGGGATGGAGATGGGCGCCCTCACCGGGATGACCAACGGCTTCCGCGAGCGCGAGCTGGTGCTCGACGTGCTGGAGGAGATCACCGGGCTGCGGATGAACCACGCCTACGTCCGCCCCGGCGGCCTCGCCCAGGACCTCCCCGACGGCGTCGAGGTCCGCATCCGCGAGCTGCTGCGGGTCATGCCGGAGCGGATCGCCGCGATGCACCGGCTGCTCACCGGCCAGCCGATCTGGCAGCGGCGCCTCAAGGACGTCGGCTTCCTCGACGTCACCGGCTGCCTCGCCCTCGGCGTCACCGGCCCGGTGCTCCGCTCGGCCGGGCTGCCGTGGGACCTGCGGAAGGTCGAGCCCTACTGCGGCTACGAGACCTACGACTTCGAGGTGCCGACCGCCGACACCGCCGACGCCTGGGGCCGCTACCTGGTGCGGGTGGCCGAGATGGGCGAGTCGCTGAAGATCGTCGGGCAGGCCGTCGACCGGCTGCAGCCCGGCCCGGTGATGGTGGAGGACAAGAAGATCGCCTGGCCCGCCCAGCTGTCGCTGGGTGCGGACGGCATGGGCAACTCCCTGGACCACGTGCGGCACATCATGGGCCAGTCGATGGAGGCCCTGATCCACCACTTCAAGCTGGTGACCGAGGGCTTCCGGGTGCCGGCCGGGCAGGTCTACCAGGCCATCGAGTCACCCCGCGGCGAGCTCGGCTACCACGTGGTCAGCGACGGCGGCACCCGCCCGTTCCGGGTGCACGTGCGCGACCCCAGCTTCGTGAACCTGCAGGCCACGGCGGCGATGAGCGAGGGCGGCATGATCGCCGACGTCATCGCCGCGATCGCCTCCATCGACCCGGTCATGGGGGGTGTCGACAGGTGA
- a CDS encoding NADH-quinone oxidoreductase subunit C — MTDGFRRGAFGVTGSGDTSGFGGLVRVEPGGAVALHSTDRPYGGWFDEVTDALIDAVGEETWAAAVPRVLVDRGEITYFVVREHLLTLVRALRDDESLRFELCSSVSCVDYLDSGGPGANAGRPRFHVVHHLTSMTYRRRIRLEVAVTAEDPHVPSVTGTYPTADWHEREVWDMFGVVFDGHPALTRILMPDDWDGHPQRKDYPLGGVPVEFEGAQIPPPDERRSYR, encoded by the coding sequence ATGACCGACGGCTTCCGCCGCGGCGCCTTCGGGGTCACCGGCAGCGGCGACACCTCCGGCTTCGGCGGCCTGGTGCGCGTCGAGCCCGGCGGCGCGGTCGCACTGCACTCCACCGACCGGCCCTACGGCGGCTGGTTCGACGAGGTCACCGACGCCCTGATCGACGCCGTCGGTGAGGAGACGTGGGCCGCGGCGGTCCCGCGGGTGCTGGTCGACCGCGGCGAGATCACCTATTTCGTCGTCCGCGAGCACCTGCTCACCCTGGTCCGCGCCCTGCGGGACGACGAGTCCCTGCGCTTCGAGCTGTGCAGCAGCGTCTCGTGCGTCGACTACCTGGACTCCGGTGGCCCGGGCGCGAACGCCGGCCGGCCGCGCTTCCACGTCGTCCACCACCTGACCTCGATGACCTACCGGCGTCGCATCCGGCTGGAGGTGGCGGTCACCGCCGAGGACCCGCACGTCCCCTCGGTCACCGGCACCTACCCGACCGCGGACTGGCACGAGCGGGAGGTCTGGGACATGTTCGGCGTCGTCTTCGACGGCCACCCCGCGCTCACGCGGATCCTGATGCCCGACGACTGGGACGGCCACCCGCAGCGCAAGGACTACCCGCTCGGCGGTGTCCCGGTCGAGTTCGAGGGCGCCCAGATCCCGCCGCCCGACGAGCGCCGGAGCTACCGGTGA
- a CDS encoding NADH-quinone oxidoreductase subunit A — MLSNYVPLVGLFALAAAFALFSVTAAPFIGPRRYNRAKLEAYECGIEPVDQPLTGGRFPVKYYLTAMLFIVFDIEIVFLYPWAVANDSLGVFGLVEMAVFIATVFVAYAYVWRRGGLEWE, encoded by the coding sequence ATGCTGTCGAACTACGTCCCGCTCGTCGGCCTGTTCGCCCTGGCCGCCGCCTTCGCGCTGTTCTCCGTGACAGCCGCGCCGTTCATCGGCCCGCGCCGGTACAACCGCGCCAAGCTCGAGGCCTACGAGTGCGGCATCGAGCCGGTGGACCAGCCGCTCACCGGCGGCCGCTTCCCGGTCAAGTACTACCTGACCGCGATGTTGTTCATCGTCTTCGACATCGAGATCGTCTTCCTCTACCCCTGGGCCGTCGCCAACGACTCCCTCGGCGTCTTCGGCCTGGTCGAGATGGCCGTCTTCATCGCCACCGTCTTCGTCGCCTACGCCTACGTGTGGCGCCGCGGCGGGCTCGAGTGGGAGTGA
- a CDS encoding demethylmenaquinone methyltransferase — protein sequence MATGGRTEAAGVRAGLDKRPADVAAMFDRVAGRYDVTNTVLSGGLDAGWRRATREALGARPGATVLDVAAGTAVSTVELAAGGVHAIACDFSQGMLWAGASRDVPKVAGDAMALPLADESVDGVVISFGLRNVADPVAALREFSRVTRPGGTLVVCEFSSPVWAPFRTVYTEYLMRALPAIARAVSSNPEAYVYLAESIRAWPAQVELAGWLQEAGWSGVEWRNLTGGVVALHRGTKR from the coding sequence GTGGCGACCGGTGGACGGACAGAGGCAGCGGGCGTGCGGGCGGGGCTGGACAAGCGCCCGGCGGACGTGGCCGCGATGTTCGACCGGGTCGCCGGCCGGTACGACGTGACGAACACCGTGCTCTCCGGTGGCCTGGACGCCGGCTGGCGGCGGGCCACCCGCGAGGCGCTGGGCGCCCGTCCCGGCGCCACCGTGCTCGACGTCGCGGCCGGGACGGCGGTCTCCACCGTCGAGCTCGCCGCCGGCGGGGTGCACGCGATCGCCTGCGACTTCTCCCAGGGCATGCTGTGGGCCGGCGCGTCGCGGGACGTGCCCAAGGTCGCCGGTGACGCGATGGCGCTGCCGCTGGCCGACGAGAGCGTCGACGGTGTCGTGATCTCCTTCGGGCTGCGCAACGTGGCCGACCCGGTCGCCGCGCTGCGCGAGTTCTCCCGGGTCACCCGGCCCGGCGGCACGCTGGTGGTCTGCGAGTTCTCCAGCCCGGTGTGGGCGCCGTTCCGCACCGTCTACACCGAGTACCTGATGCGGGCGCTGCCGGCGATCGCCCGGGCGGTGAGCAGCAACCCCGAGGCCTACGTCTACCTGGCGGAGTCGATCCGGGCCTGGCCGGCGCAGGTGGAGCTGGCGGGGTGGCTGCAGGAGGCCGGCTGGTCCGGCGTCGAGTGGCGCAACCTGACCGGCGGCGTCGTCGCGCTGCACCGCGGCACCAAGCGCTGA
- a CDS encoding isochorismate synthase MenF produces MTTTAASTAAVTTTPLGARRTPLLSLLPADGALAWVRRGEGLVGWGEADRLEVTGPQALEEAAAWWAERCARTAVTDPLGVPGSGPVVFGSIAFDPAAGTSVFVVPEVVVGRRGGSTWVTVTGEDPDAVVETSEQHAATSIGGLAYADGALDPVAWCGAVAAAVARIEAGELDKVVLARDLLVSADRPLDPRRLLLRLAERFPDTWTFAVDGLLGATPELLLRRTGRDIDSRVLAGTAPRGAGAADDRLAAGLEDSAKDHAEHAYAVDSLADALRPFVEQLHVPERPSVLTLPNVRHLASDVRGRQRDGDTTGLLELVGAVHPTAAVCGSPTPVAARVIGELEGMDRGRYAGPVGWLDSRGDGEFGLALRCAQLTGADGGRQARLFAGCGIVAGSDPIAELAETQAKLAAFQAALED; encoded by the coding sequence GTGACCACGACCGCCGCGAGCACCGCTGCGGTGACCACGACCCCGCTCGGCGCCCGCCGCACCCCGCTGCTGTCGCTGCTGCCCGCCGACGGGGCGCTGGCCTGGGTGCGCCGCGGCGAGGGCCTGGTCGGCTGGGGCGAGGCCGACCGCCTCGAGGTCACCGGTCCGCAGGCCCTCGAGGAGGCCGCGGCGTGGTGGGCCGAGCGCTGCGCCCGCACCGCGGTGACCGACCCCCTCGGCGTCCCCGGGTCCGGGCCGGTCGTCTTCGGCTCGATCGCCTTCGACCCGGCGGCCGGGACGTCGGTGTTCGTCGTCCCCGAGGTCGTGGTGGGCCGCCGCGGCGGGTCGACCTGGGTCACGGTCACCGGCGAGGACCCCGACGCGGTCGTGGAGACCTCCGAGCAGCACGCCGCCACCTCCATCGGCGGGCTCGCCTACGCCGACGGCGCCCTGGACCCCGTCGCCTGGTGCGGCGCGGTCGCGGCCGCCGTGGCCCGGATCGAGGCCGGCGAGCTGGACAAGGTGGTGCTCGCCCGCGACCTGCTGGTCTCCGCCGACCGTCCGCTGGACCCCCGCCGGCTGCTGCTGCGGCTGGCCGAGCGCTTCCCCGACACCTGGACCTTCGCCGTCGACGGGCTGCTCGGCGCGACGCCGGAGCTGCTGCTGCGCCGCACCGGCCGCGACATCGACTCCCGCGTGCTGGCCGGCACCGCCCCGCGCGGCGCCGGTGCCGCGGACGACCGGCTCGCCGCCGGCCTGGAGGACTCCGCCAAGGACCACGCCGAGCACGCCTACGCCGTCGACTCCCTCGCCGACGCGCTGCGCCCCTTCGTCGAGCAGCTGCACGTCCCCGAGCGCCCGTCGGTGCTCACGCTGCCCAACGTGCGGCACCTGGCCAGCGACGTGCGCGGCCGCCAGCGGGACGGCGACACCACCGGCCTGCTCGAGCTGGTCGGCGCCGTGCACCCGACCGCGGCGGTCTGCGGCAGCCCGACGCCGGTCGCCGCCCGGGTCATCGGCGAGCTGGAGGGCATGGACCGCGGTCGCTACGCCGGCCCCGTCGGCTGGCTGGACTCCCGCGGCGACGGCGAGTTCGGCCTGGCCCTGCGCTGCGCCCAGCTGACCGGCGCCGACGGTGGCCGGCAGGCGCGGCTGTTCGCCGGGTGCGGCATCGTCGCCGGCTCCGACCCGATCGCCGAGCTGGCCGAGACCCAGGCCAAGCTCGCCGCGTTCCAGGCGGCGCTGGAGGACTGA